In Bacteroides coprosuis DSM 18011, the following are encoded in one genomic region:
- a CDS encoding LrgA family protein (COGs: COG1380 Putative effector of murein hydrolase LrgA~InterPro IPR005538~KEGG: bfs:BF0418 putative transmembrane holin-like protein LrgA~PFAM: Uncharacterised protein family LrgA/YohJ~SPTR: Putative membrane protein;~IMG reference gene:2504106238~PFAM: LrgA family): protein MIRQCAILFGCLALGELVVYLTGIKLPSSIIGMLFLTLFLRLGWIKLHWVQGMSDFLVANLGFFFIPPGVALMCYLDIIQAQFWPIVIATLISTIVVLVITGWVHQLMRKIK, encoded by the coding sequence ATGATACGGCAATGTGCCATTCTTTTCGGCTGTTTAGCCTTAGGTGAACTAGTGGTTTACCTTACTGGGATAAAACTCCCATCGAGCATAATAGGAATGCTCTTTCTTACACTATTTTTACGATTGGGTTGGATTAAATTACATTGGGTGCAAGGTATGTCCGACTTTCTGGTAGCGAATTTAGGATTTTTCTTCATCCCTCCAGGAGTTGCATTAATGTGCTATTTGGATATTATTCAAGCACAATTTTGGCCAATAGTTATTGCTACACTTATTAGTACCATCGTGGTGTTAGTTATCACAGGATGGGTTCACCAATTAATGCGTAAAATCAAATGA